Proteins encoded together in one Oryzias latipes chromosome 11, ASM223467v1 window:
- the LOC101162694 gene encoding transcription factor HIVEP3: MEASPSPLTTGELSGCQEHCQPESPQRGQKAESPSQHQEEEHNIVPKPHGEPHLPKQSKRQNPEHKRLRHQQQVVDPDAVLENKEAWPTSKEQMHSSLSPVDLPSLVDIPNQSKSKTQEDNPKQKRERKPQRPGKYVCTYCGRACAKPSVLQKHIRSHTGERPYPCVPCGFSFKTKSNLYKHRKSHTHKVKAGLTLGKPKSFEEHVTESEDETRQLSSRLADRQRTISSLKSYETEGGKNCTGGNNDSYAVKKRLALRLSRGKHAPQESSDDKTSSLSLGSKGSTESGYFSLSESTDQSLDNSQNTSAKSYAEIILGKYGRLGHLEKLSRHHNQHPSGQEDKNTSFTVPKKHVIDHITKLITINEAVVDTSKLDSVKPRRFSLSRKSSSESRKGSSIKESLVVSPKTGDLGYKNTGSISMGVPCERFHNSSQNLEQSGKQISTASLVRSHSMPSAPSSYDASSGNSFKFRPSQSFDGPRASETQMSRYGTLRRQAAVEIPLGAEPTKEEFEVSRAFYPSSITCLPDHKRCRPQPYECEACGVGCKDWEGYKKHKQSLCLALHPQNELVNSQMDCSQKGNNAVRTGTPTVRKRRKEESFDFEDPSSPSLPSSTVLSEQCQIETGVSHKTPRGPAIQTCSVIQHTSTFEKQELSSHETPSLDITKNISTSPHQEYQPLPKKQPHHQSKLSVRKLVRQNNVRVPEILVTEDFNSPEASNEASNTYNLEKLDEFQWPQRSPSLSQLPIEKLPPKKKRLRLAEVAQSSGESSFDSISLPHTPSQDSSASYASSRSTSFEEPNRPEMETAATTPSRRSRGPHMLAVPGVHHHREMRRSASEQAPHDAQPSILIAESRSKSFDHSCLSPERSAAGWKERTKCLLMRHATIKDPDEEEGEVSHNLEHISTGKSSQANPTSAIGSRSFSNSTSEAKPLDSVSMFPEWKLDQNVPACGGPNLLVTHEPSVDVKKENSCIHPDQLPPQVSHPNSSCGLSGAARAHYLHSSTGLRLEIPARQDYSEIRTAQINNHHSGPHIISSLELLRPSTSTTVAVRLQTNTLIPACAIYTTLSRAMSPRPQEAVDAVSPTLGVSPTESRSTGMMSPDLQQWPDNGLRLSVSGGNKRMLSPSSSIELHPDSQQQQKRVKEEDKSGEQCTGMGASHLSSQELKQENPLCLPDVCMPRSPDDSSFPSLLSNTCNSWCYLNYTKPNPSALDEQKPSVYSSWSTSSYNPNPPGLSSRTALSLLHCKQRLSPSIYTTSPMSVRTTETTEQDDNKRPCTTEVFNSCCRDHEDPEMGRPSPEKNWSKQTEGEEEKSQEEEVQSCFRKTPTQMWVSQKGSNTLSCAVNAADRCRCEDLCKEAAGAPTDPPPCDWNPSCSSLAARASLGQNEEENIRCAVDTCKVVSRVPSANPDQQKDDRSSDLRNHAAHRGDEDVRLKSSSQDEDHDEPHPGDQPTESACGSSSSSPLVHKEPWQRSSASARRALFARRRLDASASQTSHFQTQNPQRGLSPPHTPSPKPSQPPSPPASLPSGFHQTPGSPARGPPSNQIQGPSDPQYGACPRPREHPSASTQLRDDASLAHITVQPPRLRGAINLLSHLPLHSQQSSRTLSLLIPIGGIHMIQPRSTLPLYSLRGSSRAPTPLCDSPKETQQAVLREASPSSRTAPPSPDSSHFDTRTVRLAETPQGQKQTPPCQTQL, encoded by the exons ATGGAGGCCTCGCCTAGTCCCCTAACTACTGGGGAGCTGTCCGGATGTCAAGAGCATTGTCAGCCAGAGTCTCCTCAGCGTGGCCAAAAGGCAGAGTCTCCCTCCcagcaccaggaggaggagcacaaCATTGTCCCAAAGCCCCATGGTGAACCACATCTACCCAAACAATCCAAAAGACAAAATCCTGAGCATAAGCGCCTCAGGCATCAGCAGCAGGTCGTTGACCCGGATGCTGTGCTGGAAAACAAAGAGGCATGGCCAACATCAAAAGAGCAAATGCATTCCAGTTTGTCTCCAGTTGACCTACCTTCATTGGTGGATATTCCTAACCAGTCTAAATCTAAAACCCAAGAGGACAACCCAAAACAAAAGCGGGAGCGTAAACCTCAGAGACCAGGCAAATATGTTTGCACGTACTGTGGCCGTGCATGTGCAAAGCCCAGTGTGTTGCAGAAGCACATCCGCTCCCACACAGGTGAAAGACCCTATCCCTGTGTCCCATGCGGCTTCTCTTTTAAGACTAAAAGTAATCTGTACAAACATCGCAAATCTCATACTCACAAGGTCAAGGCAGGTCTGACACTTGGGAAGCCAAAATCTTTTGAAGAACATGTCACAGAGTCAGAGGATGAAACACGACAGCTATCATCGAGACTGGCAGATAGACAGAGGACAATAAGCTCACTGAAGAGCTATGAAacagaagggggaaaaaattgcACTGGAGGAAACAACGACTCCTATGCAGTGAAAAAGAGACTAGCCCTGCGTCTCAGTCGAGGTAAACATGCACCTCAGGAGTCATCTGATGATAAGACTTCTTCTCTATCATTAGGGAGTAAAGGCAGTACAGAATCTGGTTATTTTTCTCTGTCCGAAAGTACAGACCAGTCACTTGATAATTCCCAGAACACAAGTGCCAAAAGTTATGCAGAGATCATCCTTGGTAAATATGGGCGCCTCGGACATCTGGAGAAGCTGTCCCGTCATCATAACCAGCATCCCTCTGGTCAGGAGGACAAAAACACTTCTTTTACTGTACCCAAGAAACACGTCATAGACCATATCACAAAACTAATCACAATCAATGAGGCAGTGGTTGACACTAGCAAACTTGACAGTGTAAAACCAAGAAGATTCTCTCTCTCTAGAAAAAGCAGCTCGGAGTCTCGAAAAGGTTCAAGTATCAAAGAATCTCTTGTTGTCAGCCCCAAAACTGGAGATTTGGGGTACAAAAATACTGGCTCCATCAGCATGGGAGTTCCATGTGAAAGATTCCATAATTCATCTCAAAATTTGGAGCAATCTGGTAAACAAATATCCACTGCCTCTCTGGTAAGAAGTCACTCAATGCCATCTGCCCCGAGTTCCTATGATGCCTCCAGTGGCAACTCCTTCAAATTTCGTCCAAGTCAGTCCTTTGATGGACCTCGAGCTTCAGAAACACAGATGTCCCGCTATGGAACGCTAAGACGGCAGGCAGCTGTTGAAATCCCTCTCGGTGCTGAGCCTACTAAAGAGGAGTTTGAGGTTTCTCGTGCATTTTACCCCAGCAGCATAACCTGTCTTCCCGACCACAAGCGATGCCGGCCTCAGCCGTATGAGTGTGAAGCATGTGGTGTTGGATGCAAGGATTGGGAAGGTTACAAGAAACACAAGCAGAGCTTGTGCCTTGCTCTTCATCCTCAAAATGAGTTAGTAAATAGTCAAATGGACTGTTCACAGAAAGGCAACAATGCAGTGAGAACAGGAACTCCAACAGTCCGCAAAAGAAGGAAAGAGGAGAGTTTTGACTTTGAGGACCCTTCATCACCTTCTTTACCATCCTCCACCGTCTTGTCAGAGCAGTGTCAAATTGAAACTGGGGTGTCTCACAAAACCCCCAGGGGGCCTGCAATACAAACTTGTTCGGTAATTCAACACACTagtacatttgaaaaacaagaattatcaTCACATGAGACTCCAAGTTTGGATATAACAAAAAACATCTCCACCTCTCCACATCAAGAATATCAGCCTTTGCCTAAAAAGCAACCACACCATCAGTCAAAGCTTTCCGTCAGAAAGCTGGTTCGTCAAAACAACGTACGGGTTCCAGAAATCTTAGTGACCGAGGATTTCAACAGCCCAGAAGCCTCAAATGAGGCATCCAATACATACAATCTAGAGAAACTTGATGAGTTTCAATGGCCGCAAAGGAGTCCTTCTCTGTCACAGCTTCCTATTGAAAAGCTTCCACCCAAGAAGAAGCGCTTGCGTCTTGCTGAGGTTGCCCAGTCTTCAGGAGAGTCTAGCTTCGACTCAATATCTTTGCCCCATACCCCTAGTCAGGATAGTAGTGCATCATATGCATCAAGTCGCTCCACCTCATTTGAAGAACCTAATAGGCCTGAAATGGAGACTGCTGCAACAACGCCCTCAAGAAGATCACGAGGCCCTCACATGTTAGCAGTACCTGGGGTGCATCACCACAGGGAGATGAGGCGCTCTGCATCTGAGCAGGCGCCTCATGACGCACAACCAAGTATCCTGATCGCTGAGAGCCGTAGTAAGTCTTTTGACCACAGTTGTTTGTCTCCTGAGCGCTCTGCAGCTGGCTGGAAGGAAAGAACAAAGTGTCTTCTTATGAGACATGCAACTATTAAGGATCCAGATGAGGAAGAGGGTGAGGTTAGCCATAACCTTGAACACATCAGTACTGGCAAATCTTCTCAGGCAAACCCAACATCTGCAATTGGCAGCAGGTCATTCTCTAACTCCACTTCAGAAGCAAAACCCTTGGATAGTGTATCAATGTTCCCTGAATGGAAATTGGATCAAAATGTTCCAGCTTGTGGTGGCCCAAATCTTTTAGTGACCCATGAGCCATCTGTggatgtaaaaaaggaaaactcttGCATCCATCCAGACCAGCTTCCTCCCCAAGTATCACATCCCAACTCTTCATGTGGGCTGTCAGGAGCAGCTAGAGCTCATTATCTCCATTCGTCTACAGGTCTTAGGCTAGAGATTCCTGCAAGGCAGGACTATTCAGAAATTAGGACTGCTCAAATCAACAACCACCACTCTGGTCCTCACATCATTTCCAGCTTGGAGCTACTAAGGCCATCCACATCTACAACAGTAGCAGTGCGCCTCCAAACAAACACCCTCATCCCAGCATGTGCCATTTACACTACACTGTCTCGAGCCATGTCCCCAAGACCCCAGGAGGCTGTTGATGCTGTCTCACCCACTTTAGGCGTTTCACCAACTGAATCCAGAAGCACAGGGATGATGAGCCCAGATCTCCAACAGTGGCCTGACAATGGACTAAGGTTATCTGTTTCTGGGGGCAATAAGCGCATGCTTTCCCCATCCAGCAGTATAGAGCTCCACCCTGACTcccaacagcagcagaaaagagTGAAAGAGGAAGACAAGAGTGGGGAGCAATGCACTGGCATGGGAGCCTCTCACCTCAGCAGTCAGGAGCTTAAACAAGAGAATCCTCTGTGTTTACCAGACGTCTGTATGCCAAGGTCACCTGATGACTCTTCATTCCCCAGTTTGTTGTCCAACACTTGTAACAGCTGGTGCTATCTGAACTACACCAAACCAAATCCTTCTGCTCTAGACGAGCAAAAGCCCTCAGTGTATTCATCATGGTCTACTAGCAGCTACAACCCCAACCCTCCTGGACTCTCCAGCAGGACAGCGCTCTCCCTTCTGCACTGTAAACAGCGGCTAAGCCCCTCCATTTACACCACATCCCCCATGTCTGTCAGAACGACCGAGACAACAGAGCAAGATGACAACAAAAGGCCCTGCACCACTGAG GTCTTCAACTCCTGCTGTAGAGACCATGAGGACCCAGAGATGGGACGTCCATCCCCAGAAAAAAACTGGTCAAAACAAACAGAGGGGGAAGAGGAGAAGAGCCAAGAGGAAGAAGTCCAGTCATGCTTCAGAAAAACACCCACACAAATGTGGGTCTCTCAGAAAGG ATCAAATACCCTGAGTTGTGCTGTGAACGCTGCAGACAGATGTCGATGTGAAGACCTCTGCAAGGAGGCTGCTGGGGCCCCCACAGATCCTCCGCCATGTGACTGGAACCCCTCCTGCAGCTCTTTAGCAGCCAGAG CGAGCCTTGGGcagaatgaagaagaaaacatccGCTGTGCTGTGGACACTTGTAAAG TCGTTTCTCGAGTCCCATCAGCAAATCCAGACCAACAGAAGGATGATCGGAGCTCTGACCTGAGGAACCATGCAGCtcacagaggtgatgaggatgTCAGACTCAAGTCCAGCTCTCAAGACGAAGATCACGATGAACCTCATCCAGGAGACCAGCCAACAGAGTCGGCGTgtggctcctcttcctcctcccccctcgTCCACAAGGAACCGTGGCAGAGGAGCTCAGCCAGTGCCAGGAGGGCCCTGTTTGCCCGCCGGCGCCTCGATGCCTCTGCGTCACAAACTTCTCACTTTCAAACCCAGAATCCACAGAGGGGGTTGTCTCCACCCCATACCCCCTCACCCAAACCTTcacagcccccctcccctcctgcaTCCCTCCCTTCAGGCTTCCATCAGACACCAGGCTCTCCAGCCAGAGGCCCTCCTTCAAACCAGATCCAGGGACCTTCAGACCCTCAGTATGGAGCCTGTCCTCGACCGAGGGAGCACCCGTCTGCATCAACTCAG TTGAGGGACGACGCCAGTCTGGCCCACATCACTGTACAGCCGCCGCGGCTACGAGGCGCCATCAACCTCCTGAGCCACCTCCCTCTGCACTCACAGCAGTCCAGCAGGACGCTGAGCCTCCTGATACCGATCGGGGGGATTCACATGATTCAGCCCAGGTCTACCCTCCCTCTGTACAGCCTGAGGGGCAGCAGCAGAGCCCCCACGCCCTTGTGTGACTCTCCAAAGGAGACGCAACAGGCCGTCCTGAGAGAGGCGTCTCCCAGCAGCAGAACTGCTCCCCCAAGCCCCGACTCATCCCACTTTGACACCAGAACTGTGAGACTGGCTGAGACTCCCCAAGGGCAAAAACAGACCCCCCCCTGTCAAACGCAGCTTTGA